A portion of the Candidatus Woesearchaeota archaeon genome contains these proteins:
- a CDS encoding ATP-dependent helicase, giving the protein MLEFKEKPNTAEEINNILNHIVKKWFYSRFRAYSLPQLYGVMEIHSRKNILISAPTGATKTLTGFLSILNELVDSSEKGILENKIYCVYISPLKALSNDILVNLVQPLKEMEAIADKKLNIRVGVRTGDTTAAEKSKMLKAPPHILITTPESLALMLSSSKFVEHLKNVQWCIIDEIHALAENKRGVHLSLSVERLAALSSHMARIGLSATISPLEEIAKFLAGYDEGKVRGCIIVDVQFIKELDLKVLSPVENLIDIEYAYMHDALYTLIDKLVQEHKTTLIFTNTRSATERVVDHLKDKFPKNYTENIGAHHGSLSKFLRQNIEQRLREGKIKVVVCSTSLELGIDIGFIDLVILLGSPKSVARALQRTGRSGHQLHSKTMGRIIVLDRDDLIECAVLLKSAVERKMDKIHIPVNCLDVLAQQIFGIAIADKIQINDLFRLIRSSYCYKDLPWEDFLEIIKYLSGEFASLESRHVYAKIWHDKETGMIGRRGRLSRVLYMTNIGTIPEEMFITVKVGEETIGHLDEGFLEKLRQGDSFVLGGNVYEFKFSRGMVAQVSASAHRPPTIPSWISEMLPLSFDLALDIGRFRRLMSEKFCANKTKEEILEFINSYLYVDKYAANSIYEYFREQFEYATIPSDKRIIVEHFKNENGSHLIFHSLFGRRVNDCLSRAVAYIAGRLLHQDVEIGMSDNGFFIRMNKDVNVEQIFKILKKSDFDEIARLSIEQTEILKRRFRHCAARALMILRNYK; this is encoded by the coding sequence ATGCTCGAATTCAAGGAAAAGCCCAACACAGCTGAAGAGATAAACAATATTTTAAACCATATTGTAAAAAAATGGTTTTACAGCAGATTCAGGGCCTATTCCCTGCCGCAGCTATATGGTGTTATGGAAATACACAGCAGAAAGAATATCCTGATCTCCGCCCCGACAGGAGCAACAAAAACATTGACTGGATTCCTGTCAATTTTAAACGAGCTTGTTGATTCCTCGGAAAAAGGCATTCTGGAAAACAAGATATACTGCGTTTACATTTCGCCTTTGAAGGCATTGTCAAACGATATTCTTGTAAACCTTGTGCAGCCATTGAAGGAAATGGAGGCAATAGCAGATAAAAAATTAAACATCAGGGTAGGAGTCAGGACAGGAGATACAACAGCAGCAGAAAAATCAAAGATGCTCAAAGCCCCGCCTCACATTTTAATAACCACCCCTGAAAGCCTTGCATTAATGCTCTCCTCTTCAAAATTCGTAGAGCATCTTAAAAATGTGCAGTGGTGCATTATTGACGAAATTCACGCATTGGCTGAAAACAAGAGAGGAGTTCATCTTTCTTTGTCAGTTGAAAGATTGGCAGCTTTATCCTCGCATATGGCAAGAATCGGATTATCTGCTACAATTTCTCCTCTGGAAGAGATTGCAAAATTCCTTGCAGGTTATGATGAAGGAAAAGTGAGGGGCTGCATTATTGTAGATGTGCAGTTCATAAAAGAATTGGATTTGAAAGTGCTGTCACCCGTTGAAAATCTGATTGACATTGAATATGCATATATGCATGACGCGCTTTATACTTTAATAGACAAGCTTGTGCAGGAGCATAAAACAACACTAATATTTACAAACACAAGAAGCGCAACTGAACGGGTTGTTGACCATCTGAAAGACAAATTCCCCAAGAATTATACAGAGAATATAGGGGCGCATCACGGCAGCCTGAGCAAATTCCTTAGGCAGAATATTGAGCAAAGATTAAGGGAAGGAAAAATAAAAGTGGTTGTATGCTCAACTTCCTTGGAGCTAGGCATTGATATCGGATTTATTGACCTGGTTATTCTTCTCGGATCCCCTAAATCTGTTGCCAGGGCATTGCAGAGAACTGGAAGAAGCGGCCACCAGCTGCATTCAAAAACAATGGGCAGGATTATTGTGCTTGACAGGGATGATTTGATAGAATGCGCTGTTCTGCTTAAATCTGCAGTTGAAAGAAAGATGGACAAGATACATATTCCTGTTAACTGCCTCGATGTCCTTGCCCAGCAAATATTTGGCATTGCAATTGCGGACAAGATCCAAATAAATGATTTATTCAGGCTGATAAGGTCTTCATACTGCTATAAGGATCTTCCCTGGGAGGATTTTCTCGAGATAATAAAATATCTTTCAGGAGAATTTGCGAGCCTTGAGTCAAGGCACGTCTATGCAAAGATATGGCATGACAAGGAAACAGGAATGATTGGAAGAAGGGGCAGGCTCAGCAGGGTTCTTTATATGACAAACATCGGGACAATTCCTGAAGAAATGTTTATAACTGTAAAAGTAGGCGAGGAAACAATCGGCCATTTGGATGAGGGGTTTTTGGAAAAATTAAGGCAGGGCGACAGTTTTGTTTTGGGAGGAAATGTTTATGAATTCAAGTTCAGCAGGGGAATGGTTGCCCAGGTTTCAGCCAGCGCGCATAGGCCGCCTACAATTCCGTCATGGATCAGCGAGATGCTGCCTTTGTCTTTTGACCTGGCTCTTGATATCGGAAGGTTCAGAAGATTGATGAGCGAGAAATTCTGCGCAAATAAAACAAAAGAGGAAATCCTTGAATTCATAAATTCTTACCTTTATGTTGACAAATATGCCGCTAACTCAATTTACGAATACTTCAGGGAGCAGTTTGAATACGCAACAATCCCTAGCGATAAAAGGATAATTGTGGAGCATTTCAAGAATGAGAACGGCAGCCATTTGATATTTCACAGCTTATTTGGGAGAAGGGTCAATGACTGCCTGTCAAGAGCTGTCGCATATATCGCGGGGCGATTATTGCATCAGGATGTTGAAATCGGAATGAGTGACAATGGATTTTTTATAAGGATGAACAAAGATGTAAATGTTGAGCAGATCTTTAAGATATTGAAGAAATCGGATTTTGATGAAATCGCAAGGCTTTCAATAGAACAGACCGAAATTCTGAAGAGAAGATTCAGGCATTGCGCAGCTCGCGCTTTGATGATACTGAGAAACTATAAAG